A genomic window from Sphingobacterium sp. BN32 includes:
- a CDS encoding multicopper oxidase domain-containing protein: protein MKKLRIYNILSILLLFSFSAMAQKVVRYDLYVKDTLVNYSGKEKRAIAVNGMIPMPTLTFTEGDTAEIHVHNEMDEPTSMHWHGVYLPNPEDGVPFLTQMPIKAKSTYIYRFPIIQNGTHWYHSHTGMQEQIGMYGAMILKKREDDQDNRKGIDDLPTIPIMLSEWTDLNPDNVHRMLHNANDWFAIKKNATQSYAEAIKEGHFKTKVTNEWKRMLAMDVSDVYYDRFLINGSSEQSLSDFKAGDKVRLRVINAGASSYFWLTYAGGKITVVANDGNDVEPVKVDRLLIAVSETYDVIVEIPEDGFAYEFMATAEDRTKNASIYLGSGVKQLVAPLPKLKYFEGMKMMNDMMKMNGDLDDMGMKMSMQRMDMNSVMYPEMEGKAMQHGGHQNMDHSPAEKKEDKAHQEHQGMNHGEQKEAHTGHQNMTKHGQSDTAAPHAQHQNSDIVTLNYGMLRSPHSTKFPEGTPVRELKFELTGNMNRYVWSLDNKVLSEVDKIPIKKGEALRIILYNNSMMRHPMHLHGHDFRVLNGQGDYAPLKNVLDIMPMETDTIEFESNVHGDWFFHCHILYHMMAGMNRVFSTEGQPDNPKLPNKEKAYRMLQRESNMPHFMIQNDFATNGNDGELMLHNARWQLTSEWRLGYQDMHGYEVETHLGRFVDRMQWFMPFIGFDWRYRNMKEHGPETNIFGQTNSKNERALFSAGFVYTLPMLIRFQAELYHDGNVRLQLMREDIPLSKRLRGGFMVNSDKEYMADLRYIITRHVGVRTHYDSDMGFGVGLSLNY, encoded by the coding sequence ATGAAAAAGCTAAGAATATATAACATCCTTAGCATACTCCTACTTTTCAGCTTTTCCGCTATGGCGCAAAAGGTTGTCAGGTACGACTTGTATGTGAAGGATACACTGGTCAATTATAGTGGCAAGGAGAAGCGCGCTATAGCGGTCAATGGGATGATCCCCATGCCTACGCTGACCTTTACCGAGGGCGACACAGCGGAGATCCACGTGCATAACGAAATGGACGAGCCCACCTCGATGCACTGGCATGGCGTCTATCTTCCCAACCCCGAAGACGGCGTGCCTTTCCTCACGCAGATGCCAATAAAAGCAAAGAGCACTTACATCTACCGATTCCCGATTATTCAGAACGGTACACATTGGTATCATAGCCATACTGGCATGCAGGAGCAGATTGGGATGTATGGTGCTATGATTCTGAAAAAGCGCGAAGATGATCAGGACAATCGCAAAGGAATTGACGATCTGCCTACCATTCCCATTATGCTAAGCGAATGGACAGACCTCAATCCCGACAATGTACATCGCATGCTGCACAATGCCAATGATTGGTTTGCGATTAAAAAGAACGCGACACAGAGTTATGCAGAAGCCATCAAAGAAGGTCACTTTAAGACTAAAGTAACCAATGAATGGAAGCGCATGCTAGCGATGGATGTCAGCGATGTCTACTACGACCGCTTTCTCATTAATGGCAGCAGCGAACAGTCGCTATCAGATTTCAAAGCGGGCGATAAGGTCAGGCTGCGCGTTATCAACGCGGGAGCATCCTCCTACTTTTGGCTAACCTATGCTGGAGGAAAGATTACCGTAGTAGCGAATGATGGCAATGATGTTGAGCCCGTTAAAGTTGATAGGCTGTTGATAGCTGTTTCGGAAACCTACGATGTCATCGTTGAGATTCCGGAGGATGGTTTCGCTTATGAGTTTATGGCGACAGCAGAGGACAGAACAAAAAACGCATCAATCTACCTGGGATCAGGCGTTAAGCAACTAGTCGCTCCGCTTCCCAAGTTGAAGTATTTCGAGGGGATGAAAATGATGAACGACATGATGAAGATGAACGGCGATCTGGACGATATGGGGATGAAGATGTCTATGCAGCGCATGGATATGAACAGCGTCATGTATCCAGAAATGGAGGGGAAAGCTATGCAGCATGGAGGTCATCAAAACATGGATCATTCCCCAGCTGAGAAGAAAGAGGACAAAGCTCATCAGGAGCATCAAGGAATGAATCATGGGGAGCAAAAAGAGGCGCATACTGGCCATCAAAATATGACAAAGCATGGGCAGTCTGACACGGCGGCCCCACATGCGCAACATCAAAACAGCGATATTGTCACTTTAAATTACGGAATGCTGCGCTCGCCCCATTCAACTAAATTTCCAGAAGGAACCCCGGTTAGAGAGCTGAAGTTTGAATTGACTGGGAATATGAACCGCTATGTCTGGAGTTTAGACAATAAAGTGCTATCCGAAGTTGACAAAATCCCTATCAAAAAAGGGGAAGCTCTGCGAATTATCTTATACAACAATTCCATGATGCGCCATCCTATGCACCTGCATGGTCATGACTTTCGTGTGTTGAATGGACAGGGAGATTACGCGCCACTAAAAAATGTGTTGGACATTATGCCGATGGAGACAGACACCATCGAGTTCGAATCGAATGTACATGGCGACTGGTTCTTCCATTGCCATATTTTATACCACATGATGGCGGGCATGAACAGGGTGTTCAGCACGGAAGGACAGCCTGATAACCCGAAACTACCGAACAAGGAGAAAGCCTATCGCATGCTACAGCGCGAGAGCAACATGCCGCATTTTATGATTCAAAACGATTTCGCAACTAACGGAAACGATGGCGAACTGATGCTGCACAATGCGCGTTGGCAGTTAACCTCCGAGTGGAGATTGGGCTACCAGGACATGCACGGCTATGAAGTAGAAACTCATCTAGGACGCTTCGTCGATCGTATGCAATGGTTTATGCCATTTATTGGTTTCGACTGGCGCTATAGAAACATGAAAGAGCATGGCCCCGAAACCAATATCTTCGGGCAAACGAACAGTAAAAATGAAAGAGCGCTCTTCTCGGCGGGCTTTGTTTATACCTTGCCGATGTTGATACGCTTTCAAGCCGAGCTCTACCACGATGGAAATGTGAGGCTACAGCTTATGCGTGAAGATATTCCACTCTCCAAAAGATTGAGGGGTGGATTTATGGTCAACTCCGATAAGGAATATATGGCCGATCTAAGATATATCATTACTCGCCATGTCGGTGTTAGAACGCATTACGACTCTGATATGGGATTCGGCGTCGGACTGTCTCTTAACTACTAA
- a CDS encoding helix-turn-helix transcriptional regulator: MLSYAIAGRIASLGKGMSSAKLNIEEIGEQIPAAIMMHDIIDDTPVRVSYMSEFGCNLLGTSVEEINQLGLAYYEKYFVKEEVEQCVSGLQQYISEKDPNQQYSFFQQVKLHNEVEFKWFYTICKLVQNPENHKLADQLMIIATPIEGCGNMVNKVNKVLDDHDFVKQHYRQYAALTKREKEIIRFIANGASSKEIADSLFVSVHTVNTHRKNIIQKLDCKTFAAFLKFAIAFDLV; the protein is encoded by the coding sequence ATGCTCAGCTACGCCATAGCCGGACGTATCGCCTCTCTAGGAAAGGGGATGTCAAGCGCTAAATTGAATATCGAAGAAATTGGGGAACAAATTCCTGCCGCTATCATGATGCATGATATTATAGACGATACACCGGTTCGGGTAAGCTATATGAGTGAGTTTGGTTGTAACCTTTTAGGCACTTCTGTCGAAGAAATTAATCAGCTTGGCCTCGCCTATTATGAGAAGTACTTTGTGAAAGAAGAGGTTGAGCAATGTGTTTCAGGGTTGCAACAATATATCTCAGAGAAAGACCCAAATCAACAATATTCCTTTTTTCAACAGGTAAAACTTCATAACGAAGTGGAGTTTAAATGGTTCTATACTATTTGCAAACTCGTTCAAAATCCCGAAAACCACAAACTCGCTGACCAGCTAATGATTATTGCGACGCCGATCGAAGGTTGTGGCAATATGGTAAATAAAGTAAATAAAGTTCTTGACGATCATGATTTTGTCAAGCAGCATTATCGCCAATACGCGGCATTAACGAAACGCGAAAAAGAAATTATTCGCTTTATTGCGAATGGCGCCTCATCAAAAGAAATTGCCGACAGCCTATTCGTTTCCGTTCATACGGTGAATACACACAGAAAAAACATCATACAGAAACTCGACTGCAAAACCTTTGCAGCATTCCTCAAATTCGCAATTGCATTCGACCTCGTTTAA
- a CDS encoding DoxX family protein produces the protein MNLIERIEHWGDAHHPRWIDFVRISLGLVIFAKGVSFIMDRDSVASLIEQTHFQLSIWSAVHYVVFAHIVGGIFIILGLRTRLAVALQIPILIGAVFFVNITKGFSFLNSEFWLSLVVLMLLIYFFIVGSGPMSLDKEMDKPGYKRRI, from the coding sequence ATGAACCTAATCGAACGCATTGAGCATTGGGGTGATGCACATCACCCTCGCTGGATAGACTTCGTCCGCATTTCCCTGGGACTGGTCATCTTCGCAAAAGGAGTTAGCTTTATCATGGACAGGGATTCTGTCGCTTCGCTAATCGAACAAACACATTTTCAATTGTCTATTTGGTCGGCCGTACATTATGTGGTGTTTGCACATATTGTAGGTGGGATTTTTATTATTCTTGGTCTTCGGACGCGACTTGCCGTGGCCTTACAAATCCCAATTCTGATTGGGGCTGTTTTCTTTGTGAATATTACAAAGGGATTTAGCTTTCTAAATTCAGAGTTTTGGCTTTCCTTAGTGGTACTAATGCTGTTGATCTATTTTTTCATCGTAGGGTCTGGGCCGATGTCCTTAGACAAGGAAATGGATAAACCGGGGTATAAGCGAAGAATCTAA
- a CDS encoding N-formylglutamate amidohydrolase, with product MTKYHINRVDSPFWAFAIHDGHQIEEELMPYMRLSETERLREEDPFTAAMAELPINQFIVGSSRFQLDINRNLENSIYLTPEQAWGLHVWNQLPEAEVNRLRKEHAMIYQEIEALIQSTIDRYGFFFIFDIHSYNAKSESPAEEIDKVANPQINLGTAFIQPKWRHVIDLFSETFQKETLEGETIDIRENVKFKGGYLNQHLNSQYGQSGCVISIEFRKDFMDEWTGVPDPSKITACKQLLLNTLKNLTHYFDNDRKE from the coding sequence ATGACGAAATATCATATCAACCGAGTTGATAGTCCTTTTTGGGCTTTTGCCATACATGATGGGCATCAAATTGAAGAAGAGCTGATGCCGTATATGCGGCTGTCGGAAACAGAACGTCTTCGCGAAGAAGATCCGTTTACCGCGGCAATGGCAGAATTACCCATCAACCAATTCATCGTTGGGAGCTCCAGGTTTCAATTGGATATCAATAGAAATTTAGAAAATTCAATCTACCTGACGCCGGAGCAGGCTTGGGGGTTGCATGTATGGAACCAGCTGCCCGAAGCGGAGGTGAACCGCCTTCGAAAAGAGCATGCGATGATCTATCAGGAAATAGAAGCATTGATACAAAGTACCATTGATCGATATGGCTTCTTTTTCATCTTTGATATCCATAGTTACAATGCAAAAAGTGAAAGCCCCGCAGAAGAAATCGATAAAGTAGCTAATCCGCAGATAAATCTGGGCACAGCATTTATTCAACCCAAGTGGCGACACGTCATCGACCTATTCAGCGAAACTTTTCAGAAAGAAACCCTTGAGGGGGAGACAATTGATATACGAGAAAACGTTAAATTTAAGGGAGGTTATCTCAATCAACACCTTAACAGCCAATATGGGCAGTCGGGTTGTGTGATATCCATAGAGTTCCGAAAGGACTTTATGGATGAATGGACGGGTGTTCCAGACCCCAGCAAAATTACTGCCTGCAAGCAACTGTTACTAAACACGTTGAAAAATCTAACGCATTATTTTGACAATGACCGAAAAGAATAA
- a CDS encoding flavohemoglobin expression-modulating QEGLA motif protein: protein MTEKNKPLQRILNAINKRSAIHYQIPNVGKFIFNKIVPYIFIYRVPEMEKRDKMLVDLAKTENASIVCKSSGFPLEEWIRPIAQKLAEEFGAGLLIEVWIAEDSQKDDIEVHVAQKDLLPLAEYLEKNIRLEAPEIRVGIEKDQHIPHPPETKQLFSKKELQNKQILLMGISIKQNYLDDADNVLPLLMRIYRESLAKSLSRLFFEFLRVYTHLNATAQRINVHQELTPLMVEIDQALAQETKKFDFLLMVTPLNAHEAWLQFKKDKFWKAPKFLYRPMHVDPDLVKRRLYNLCIEDIYDPTMAYIFRDKRAELDSMITMLADRGKDDFLHGSLQVFGNVSEKLYNSALALLMMTEPEEVAKKSDDIISANDFAKMAREEIRYLQKQNTEFNSPVRVREDISGVMVNRGALNISQEYKLSRSRAMALIQHEIGTHVVTYFNGRQQPLNLFSLGVPGYEELQEGLAVLSEYIVNGLNNDRLRIIAARVIAVHHMLLGNTFTDTFDMLVDQYLFLPETAFNLTMRVYRGGGLTKDALYLKGIIELLNYIKEGNEVDLLMMGKIRKDYLPIIKDLLQRGVLIPPAVIPRYMSADYKPRWQEVTQKGSIFKLVE, encoded by the coding sequence ATGACCGAAAAGAATAAACCACTGCAAAGGATTCTAAACGCTATCAACAAGCGATCGGCTATTCATTATCAAATTCCAAATGTTGGAAAGTTTATCTTCAACAAGATCGTACCTTATATTTTTATATATCGGGTTCCCGAGATGGAGAAGCGCGATAAAATGCTCGTTGACTTGGCAAAGACCGAGAATGCAAGTATTGTCTGCAAGTCCTCGGGTTTTCCATTGGAAGAATGGATACGCCCCATTGCGCAGAAGCTCGCTGAGGAATTCGGTGCAGGCCTGCTTATTGAGGTATGGATTGCCGAAGATAGCCAGAAAGACGATATAGAAGTCCACGTAGCACAAAAAGACCTGTTACCCCTAGCTGAATACCTCGAAAAAAACATTCGCTTAGAGGCGCCTGAAATAAGGGTTGGTATCGAAAAGGATCAACATATCCCCCATCCGCCGGAAACAAAGCAATTGTTTTCCAAAAAGGAGCTGCAAAACAAGCAGATCTTGCTTATGGGGATCTCCATCAAACAAAACTACCTCGATGATGCCGACAATGTGCTTCCTCTATTAATGCGCATTTACAGAGAGTCTTTGGCGAAGTCGCTTTCCCGTCTTTTTTTTGAATTCCTAAGGGTCTATACGCATCTGAATGCCACTGCACAGCGAATTAACGTGCATCAGGAATTGACCCCATTAATGGTAGAAATTGATCAGGCATTGGCGCAGGAGACGAAGAAGTTCGACTTCCTGCTCATGGTTACTCCGCTCAATGCACACGAAGCCTGGTTGCAGTTTAAAAAAGATAAGTTCTGGAAAGCACCGAAGTTCCTGTATCGACCTATGCACGTCGATCCGGATCTCGTAAAACGCAGACTTTATAACCTATGCATCGAGGATATATACGACCCGACAATGGCCTACATCTTTCGGGATAAGCGTGCCGAGCTTGATTCTATGATTACTATGCTTGCCGATCGTGGAAAGGATGATTTCCTGCATGGCAGCTTACAGGTATTTGGAAACGTCTCGGAGAAGCTATATAATTCTGCATTGGCGCTCCTGATGATGACAGAGCCGGAGGAGGTTGCTAAGAAATCGGATGATATTATCTCAGCAAACGACTTCGCAAAGATGGCGCGAGAGGAAATACGATATTTACAAAAACAGAACACTGAATTCAATAGTCCTGTTCGCGTTCGTGAAGACATATCTGGTGTCATGGTCAACCGTGGAGCCTTAAATATCAGTCAGGAATATAAATTGAGCCGCTCACGGGCGATGGCATTGATACAGCATGAAATCGGCACTCATGTAGTTACTTACTTCAACGGACGACAGCAGCCACTCAACCTGTTCAGTTTGGGCGTACCGGGTTATGAGGAACTGCAGGAAGGACTTGCTGTATTGTCAGAATACATCGTCAATGGTTTGAACAACGATAGGCTACGAATTATTGCTGCGCGCGTTATTGCTGTTCACCATATGTTATTGGGCAATACCTTCACCGATACCTTCGACATGCTCGTCGATCAGTACCTTTTTCTTCCCGAAACAGCTTTTAACTTAACCATGCGCGTATATCGTGGGGGTGGATTAACCAAAGATGCACTCTATCTGAAAGGCATCATCGAACTGTTGAATTACATCAAAGAAGGAAATGAAGTCGACCTGTTGATGATGGGTAAAATCCGCAAGGATTACCTACCGATTATCAAAGACTTGCTACAACGGGGCGTTCTCATACCTCCCGCAGTTATACCACGCTATATGTCTGCCGACTATAAACCCAGATGGCAGGAAGTAACTCAAAAAGGATCCATATTTAAACTAGTTGAATAA
- a CDS encoding glutathione synthase produces MKIAFLINQTHKEEEKFTTTILALKALERGHTVLYIGLADFVYEDEQRVLAHCRVVEPDQQIDTGDKLMKHLKDSKKTLIDLSTVEVLWLRFDPTLDMINRPWAAASGIQFAQLVKKNGGFVINDPDNLVQANNKLYLENFPKAVRPKTMVTRNHEDILRFLEEQNDKIILKPLKGSGGKNVFMIKYDERQNLKQTVEAIARDGYVIAQEYLPEAHKGDIRFFMLDGEPLVVDGVYAAVQRVQPENEIRSNIHQGATAQAAEITEDILNLTKQVSLTLKNDNMYLVGLDIVGDKIMEVNVFSPGALYHAIKLGKKDFAGAIIADLEKRVENFYAAIDAD; encoded by the coding sequence ATGAAAATTGCATTTTTAATAAATCAAACCCATAAGGAAGAGGAAAAATTTACCACCACTATCCTTGCGCTGAAGGCGCTAGAAAGAGGTCACACGGTGTTGTACATTGGGCTTGCTGATTTTGTCTATGAAGACGAGCAACGCGTGCTAGCTCACTGTAGAGTCGTGGAGCCCGATCAGCAAATTGATACCGGCGATAAATTGATGAAGCATCTAAAAGACAGCAAGAAAACTTTAATCGATCTTTCTACGGTGGAGGTGTTATGGCTCCGCTTCGATCCAACCTTGGATATGATCAATCGACCTTGGGCTGCGGCGAGCGGAATACAATTTGCCCAGTTGGTAAAGAAAAACGGTGGTTTCGTCATCAACGACCCTGATAATCTGGTGCAGGCCAATAACAAGCTATACTTAGAAAACTTCCCCAAAGCCGTTCGTCCGAAAACCATGGTTACCAGAAATCACGAAGATATCTTACGCTTTCTAGAGGAGCAGAACGATAAAATTATTCTTAAACCATTGAAAGGCTCAGGCGGAAAGAATGTCTTTATGATAAAATATGATGAGCGACAAAACTTGAAGCAAACTGTCGAAGCCATTGCCCGTGATGGTTATGTTATTGCGCAGGAGTACCTTCCTGAAGCTCATAAAGGCGATATTCGTTTCTTTATGTTGGACGGAGAGCCCCTTGTTGTTGATGGCGTTTATGCTGCGGTACAACGCGTACAACCGGAAAATGAAATCCGTAGCAATATTCATCAGGGCGCAACGGCGCAGGCTGCCGAAATAACCGAAGATATCCTGAACCTGACAAAACAAGTATCACTGACCTTAAAGAATGACAACATGTATTTAGTCGGTTTAGATATCGTAGGCGATAAAATTATGGAAGTCAATGTTTTCAGTCCCGGCGCACTTTACCATGCCATAAAGCTGGGTAAGAAAGACTTCGCCGGCGCAATCATTGCCGACTTGGAAAAACGCGTCGAAAACTTCTATGCAGCCATCGACGCTGATTAA
- a CDS encoding YihY/virulence factor BrkB family protein, translated as MEEKKKGNFFKDSFSILKNSVMGFMNEDSLKYSASLAYYTIFSLGPILVLMISLAGIFFGEEAIRGKVFTELNGLVGASAARQIQEVIKNLELSGKSSMALIISIVTLIIGATTVFGDIQNSINKIWHVRAKPKKGWLKLITDRLLSSSLVIGLGFLLVVTLVVNGVILTLTDRLLRYFPDMTVFVMDAINFLLSFAITFVLFAVIFKVLPDVNIKWKTVRAGALFTAVLFIFGRFGIGLYLQNSDTETTYGAAGSIVLILLWVYYTAAILYFGAVFTREYATYKGVSIEPSEFAVHVETKEIERNVDEIPPAPLTTEETVIEK; from the coding sequence ATGGAAGAAAAAAAGAAAGGCAATTTCTTTAAAGACAGTTTTAGCATACTGAAAAACTCCGTTATGGGGTTCATGAACGAGGATAGTTTAAAATACAGCGCCTCTCTAGCCTATTATACCATCTTCTCGTTGGGACCGATCTTGGTGCTGATGATTTCTCTGGCAGGCATATTTTTCGGTGAAGAAGCAATACGAGGAAAAGTATTTACGGAATTGAATGGTTTGGTCGGCGCGAGTGCGGCACGACAGATTCAGGAGGTGATCAAAAACTTAGAACTCTCCGGTAAATCGAGCATGGCATTGATTATCAGTATCGTGACCTTAATTATTGGTGCTACGACTGTATTCGGCGATATTCAAAACTCCATCAACAAGATATGGCATGTTCGTGCTAAACCTAAAAAAGGCTGGTTAAAGCTGATTACTGATAGACTTTTATCCTCTTCTTTAGTGATTGGGTTGGGATTCCTTTTGGTTGTGACCTTAGTTGTCAACGGGGTGATCTTAACACTGACGGACCGTTTGCTGCGTTATTTTCCGGATATGACGGTATTCGTTATGGATGCCATCAACTTCTTACTATCCTTTGCAATCACCTTCGTCTTGTTCGCTGTGATCTTCAAGGTTTTACCTGATGTAAATATTAAGTGGAAAACAGTTCGTGCTGGAGCTTTATTCACGGCCGTTCTTTTTATTTTCGGTCGATTTGGGATCGGATTATATCTTCAGAATTCAGATACCGAGACTACCTATGGAGCAGCAGGATCAATCGTGTTGATCTTGTTATGGGTTTATTATACAGCGGCTATCCTTTATTTTGGGGCTGTCTTTACCCGTGAGTATGCCACCTACAAAGGCGTTAGCATAGAACCTTCGGAATTCGCAGTACATGTAGAAACGAAAGAAATAGAAAGGAATGTGGATGAAATCCCCCCCGCGCCATTAACGACGGAGGAGACTGTCATTGAAAAATAA
- a CDS encoding DUF421 domain-containing protein, which yields MIDIQSIFLKDVELSFILEIISRTLMMFLIILIVLRLSGRRGVRQLTLFEVAIILAMGSAAGDPMFQEDIPILYGFIVLFSIILFYKFITWLTQKNRFFNELMEGKPMCVVKNGMFEVKKESDSDFSQMEFFAELRNQSIEHLGQVRVALLEVDGTMSVLYYSDEEVKYGLPLFPDDQYKITSLEEKGPFACLYCGNVKSILQTCNDRCDRCGKKNWANAINSRRIG from the coding sequence ATGATCGATATACAAAGTATCTTTTTGAAGGATGTCGAGCTCTCCTTCATCTTGGAGATTATCAGTCGGACGTTGATGATGTTTCTAATCATCTTGATTGTATTGCGTTTATCGGGCAGGAGAGGAGTTCGGCAACTTACGCTATTCGAGGTGGCCATTATTCTCGCCATGGGATCTGCTGCCGGCGATCCGATGTTTCAGGAGGACATCCCGATACTCTATGGTTTTATTGTTTTATTCTCGATTATTCTTTTTTATAAGTTCATCACTTGGCTAACCCAAAAGAATCGCTTTTTTAATGAGCTGATGGAGGGCAAGCCCATGTGCGTTGTGAAGAATGGGATGTTTGAAGTCAAAAAAGAGAGCGACAGTGATTTCTCACAAATGGAGTTCTTTGCCGAGCTGCGCAATCAGTCCATAGAACATCTGGGGCAGGTTCGAGTGGCATTGTTGGAGGTCGATGGAACGATGAGCGTTTTATATTATTCGGACGAGGAGGTAAAATATGGACTTCCCTTATTTCCAGATGATCAGTATAAAATTACCAGCTTGGAGGAAAAAGGACCGTTCGCTTGCCTGTATTGTGGCAATGTCAAATCAATTTTGCAGACTTGCAACGACCGGTGTGATCGCTGTGGCAAAAAGAACTGGGCAAATGCGATAAATTCACGTCGGATAGGCTAG
- a CDS encoding DMT family transporter, which yields MKNKNLAVPAALASMICVQGGASLAKRLFPALGAIGTSTLRIGLSAVILYFINRPKFRSFSKKQWLYCAIYGLGIAAMNLIFYMAIQRIPLGLGVTIEFVGPLFLALVLSRKLLDIVWAMLACAGILLIVPWGTGDLDLLGLFLAFLAGAFWALYIIMGGKVSKVMNSKDAVSTGMLIAAAFIIPFAIWDGQLAKITPLLFAQGLGVAILSSALPFSLDMVALKQLPAKTFSILTSLQPAFAALSGLLFLHETLTGLQWLSIACVVMASIGTTLFSRNH from the coding sequence ATGAAGAATAAAAACCTAGCCGTTCCTGCTGCCTTAGCATCGATGATTTGCGTTCAAGGCGGTGCTTCCCTTGCGAAAAGACTTTTTCCAGCATTAGGTGCTATCGGCACAAGTACGTTACGAATTGGACTGTCGGCGGTGATATTATACTTCATCAATCGGCCGAAGTTCCGCAGCTTTAGCAAAAAACAATGGCTCTATTGTGCGATATATGGTTTGGGGATTGCGGCCATGAATCTTATTTTCTACATGGCAATTCAGCGGATTCCTTTAGGTTTGGGTGTCACGATAGAATTTGTCGGTCCTTTGTTTTTAGCATTGGTCCTATCTAGAAAGCTTTTGGATATCGTATGGGCTATGTTGGCTTGCGCAGGTATTTTGCTTATTGTTCCATGGGGAACAGGAGATCTGGATCTATTGGGTTTATTCCTCGCCTTTTTGGCTGGCGCTTTTTGGGCACTCTACATCATCATGGGAGGTAAAGTCTCTAAGGTGATGAATAGCAAAGATGCGGTATCTACAGGAATGCTAATTGCTGCTGCCTTTATTATTCCTTTTGCGATTTGGGATGGTCAACTTGCGAAGATTACCCCTTTGTTATTTGCTCAGGGTTTAGGCGTTGCTATTCTATCAAGCGCTCTTCCTTTTTCTTTGGATATGGTCGCTTTAAAACAATTGCCCGCCAAGACTTTTTCTATCTTGACTAGTCTTCAGCCGGCATTTGCGGCTTTATCTGGCTTATTATTTCTGCACGAGACCTTGACAGGATTGCAGTGGCTATCTATTGCCTGTGTCGTGATGGCAAGCATAGGCACGACTCTGTTCAGCCGTAACCATTAA